Proteins encoded within one genomic window of Panicum virgatum strain AP13 chromosome 1N, P.virgatum_v5, whole genome shotgun sequence:
- the LOC120654649 gene encoding golgin subfamily A member 4-like isoform X2 → MDQRGRGGGGGGGRGGGGGGGGGNSSRTDLLAAGRKKLQQFRKKKDKREPGKKAAEADADAEAEEGPAKAEEPVPEPRSPVGLKFLAGEGGSTLFEEAEGSQAEQCNGEGPGTVESSSMENADAVQEQEMAADSSDAHNVGTSEQGSSEQRESGTADGEDLPIPSTSGDDLVGARLGEVHVDSNLPDTIMKDNMELNTSSQRDGADDDSNQLGKQQPVEMDPVDRPTSSGFGKVTEVPIPSQDIGADENNDEGAQEMVMDVSGRPLDGDVQLDVEPAVSAEIVSATALEEELTVTASNEIPESPVGRGTAEETDGVDREAVEENPSATHVTDEAVTTNDLSLQAKPTGPVDTPLCELNSDPALFRSVVLQGIVPDHFEDIQRHLYHVTLSRDFLQLQLDEAAGLYSAVTQQSSDETTKFQLLLKETEETKLAVSKELHQCRHELSEVITVKGELELTMASLKEEINTSNLRCAHLETELHSSKENSQQIQSELVDSRLLLEALQKENLELTASLAFEKEAKRTVEEQRDHLLQSLQEKLEAAQIDNAQLNSSLVELRKANCVAQEGSEQAFEIMKKLYDSLQEVLCDSLRSSDQLGTGYSAEEPIERQYGRLIKHLKNLLHEHNSMLSTNADLESRLLSKCEEVEELNMRCSSLTKNLNDVCILNEELKSASLSKNATQDELRSRCLALAEKLISHSANHSSVIVQLTSDSDEGFSKEDHILNTILPCIEEGVTSCIENFENAAEEICLSKTCLQEINIFNQISFDKWSYPLPTLIKEEILPKLCDLQDRFDQLNVLNIQLETEIPVFRDGMEKLDEALKTSRTELQKKVSELEQLDQKLSSVKEKLSIAVAKGKGLIVQRDSLKQSLLEKSGEVEKLTQELQLKETLLNELEAKLKSYTEADRIEALESELSYIRNSATALRDSFLLKDSVLQRIEEVLEDLDLPEQFHSRDIVEKIELLSKMAVGTSFTLPVGDKRSSVDGHSESSLAMDAINDEQNSYSNPASDELKSRYEELHRRFYELAEHNNMLEQSLVERNSVIQKWEEVLGQISTPPQFRMLEAEDKIAWLGNRLLEVEQERDSLQMKIEHLEDSSEMLIADLEESHKRISELSAEVVAIKAEKDFFSQSLEKLRFEFLGLSEKAVQDEFVRDNLRKDLSELQEKLADKSEENRHYHEMDIEIHKLLNLVQNTLQDGSNSEISSGDMSAILCLGKLVTKLLDDYGTLLSKSTEGNFADRDVQLEDIKPSNNASTSNTCTSDKEIELNSLNSELDHARNNLALVEQQRDEAMEKMQSQMLEIETLHAQINKLHESDAEQMQKYQSLALELESVGKQRDNLQEQLTQEEQKCTSLREKLNVAVRKGKGLVQHRDSLKQTMEEMSAVIEKLKDERKQHIESLETEKSSLMDRLAENEKSLHETNQYLSGLLNALNKVDVAQEFDMDPITKVEKIAKFCLDLQETVVSSQNEVKKSKRATELLLAELNEAHERADNLQEELVKAEAVLSESSKQYSVTESARANAVHHLEHIMHVQSQTRRKQVDHLMELNSTSSQLREVCYELSHHLVNAFSKDVDLICYMENFMKASGKWMDDTNMMDVPIASKHVLSNRINNKAHIPNAPLEIKMDDTDERHILHHLAIACHALSDCVKDCNDIKRSIDEHGFSVEQKATELLDVMSNLQSRLTSQHNELESLRAKVVELQSELKERDEEIVSARRNMSLLYEACTSSVAEIEGMTDMYPGNWTYAVEHSAYECIKSIVEQLVLAIKTSQNSKEGSTGELKATVLELQQELQAKDIQISAISSELSYQLRVAESSAKQHSVELEDARMEVHNLAKKVDMLHNQNKALETQVNELKNMESVASEQHGRIKELTDELSRKDQEIEGLMQALDEEEKELEVMENKSHELEQLVQEKEFALKSAEISRTKALAKLATTVDKFDELHSLSENLLAEVENLQSQLQERDSEISFLRQEVTRSTNELLTTEESNKKYSSQINDFIKWLETALLQFGVHCDCDGSQVSAYMNMLGKKIGSLITESDDLRVIVQSKDSLLQVERTKMEELMRKSDALEASLSQKDSQIGLLRRDRASSQLSRSINLPGTSEIEQMNDKVSPSVVTQLRGARKVNNDQVAIDVEMDKDKPLDDEDDDKAHGFKSLTMSHFVPKFTRPISDRIDGMWVSGDRLLMRQPTLRLGVLIYWIALHALLASFI, encoded by the exons ATGGATCaaaggggccgcggcggcggcggcggcggcggcagaggaggaggaggtggtggaggcggcggtaACAGTAGCCGCACCGATCTCCTAGCTGCCGGGCGGAAGAAG CTGCAACAGTTccggaagaagaaggacaagagggagCCCGGTAAGAAGGCGGCTGAAGCTGACGCCGAcgcggaggccgaggaggggCCGGCCAAGGCGGAGGAGCCCGTGCCCGAGCCGAGATCGCCTGTCGGGTTGAAGTTCCTTGCCGGGGAGGGCGGCAGCACTCTGTTTGAG GAAGCTGAGGGGTCGCAGGCAGAGCAATGCAATGGCGAGGGTCCTGGTACCGTGGAGTCCAGCTCTATGGAGAATGCAGATGCAGTGCAAGAGCAGGAGATGGCAGCTGATAGTTCTGATGCGCATAATGTCGGTACTAGTGAGCAGGGCAGTTCCGAGCAACGTGAAAGCGGGACAGCTGATGGTGAGGACCTGCCAATTCCTTCTACCAGTGGAGACGATCTTGTAGGAGCTCGGCTGGGTGAGGTGCATGTTGATAGTAATCTGCCAGATACGATTATGAAGGACAACATGGAGTTGAATACTTCTTCTCAACGTGATGGAGCTGATGATGATTCCAACCAACTAGGGAAACAGCAGCCGGTGGAAATGGATCCTGTTGACAGGCCAACAAGCTCCGGTTTCGGAAAAGTCACCGAGGTGCCAATTCCTTCTCAAGACATTGGAGCTGATGAGAACAATGATGAAGGAGCTCAAGAAATGGTGATGGATGTCTCTGGGAGGCCATTAGATGGAGATGTACAACTTGATGTTGAGCCCGCAGTTTCTGCTGAAATAGTTTCTGCGACTGCACTTGAAGAAGAGTTGACTGTTACAGCTTCAAATGAGATTCCTGAAAGTCCTGTGGGAAGAGGCACTGCGGAGGAAACTGATGGAGTAGACAGGGAAGCTGTTGAAGAAAATCCAAGTGCAACACATGTAACTGATGAAGCTGTCACTACAAATGATTTAAGTTTACAGGCCAAGCCAACAGGGCCGGTGGATACGCCACTTTGTGAACTGAATAGTGATCCAGCTTTATTTAGAAGTGTGGTATTGCAAGGCATTGTGCCAGATCATTTTGAGGATATACAGAGGCATCTGTATCATGTAACTTTATCGAGGGATTTTCTCCAGTTGCAGCTAGATGAGGCTGCCGGTCTTTATTCAGCTGTTACACAGCAGTCTTCTGATGAGACCACCAAGTTCCAGTTACTACTAAAAGAAACTGAAGAAACCAAACTAGCAGTAAGCAAAGAGCTTCATCAATGTAGACATGAGCTCTCCGAGGTGATCACAGTAAAGGGAGAACTTGAACTTACCATGGCTTCCTTGAAAGAAGAAATCAACACTAGCAACTTGAGGTGTGCACATTTGGAGACTGAGCTACATTCCTCCAAGGAAAACTCACAACAAATCCAGAGTGAATTAGTTGACAGCCGATTATTACTGGAGGCCCTGCAAAAGGAGAATCTGGAGCTTACTGCAAGCCTTGCTTTTGAGAAAGAAGCAAAAAGAACAGTTGAGGAGCAGCGGGACCATCTATTGCAAAGTCTTCAGGAGAAATTAGAGGCTGCTCAAATTGATAATGCTCAGCTCAATAGTTCTCTGGTGGAGCTCAGGAAAGCAAACTGTGTTGCTCAAGAGGGGAGTGAACAAGCATTTGAAATTATGAAGAAACTATATGATTCCCTGCAGGAAGTTCTATGTGATTCACTTAGAAGTTCAGATCAGTTGGGTACAGGATATAGTGCTGAGGAACCAATTGAACGTCAATATGGAAGGCTCATCAAGCATTTAAAGAATTTGTTGCACGAACACAATTCTATGCTTTCAACTAATGCTGACCTTGAGTCGAGACTGTTGAGTAAATGTGAAGAAGTTGAGGAGCTCAACATGAGATGCAGTTCTCTTACAAAAAATTTGAATGATGTTTGCATTCTGAATGAAGAGCTTAAGTCAGCTTCTTTAAGTAAAAATGCCACACAAGATGAACTACGAAGTAGATGCCTTGCTTTAGCAGAAAAGTTGATTTCCCACTCAGCAAATCATTCCTCAGTAATTGTTCAATTGACATCTGATAGTGATGAAGGGTTTAGCAAGGAAGATCATATCCTTAACACCATTCTCCCATGCATTGAGGAGGGTGTGACTTCAtgcattgaaaattttgaaaatgcagctgaagaaatctGCTTGTCAAAGACATGCTTGCAAGAGATCAATATTTTTAACCAGATTTCATTTGACAAGTGGTCTTACCCTTTGCCTACATTGATCAAAGAGGAAATTTTACCGAAGCTGTGTGACTTGCAAGACAGATTCGACCAGCTCAATGTACTAAACATTCAGCTGGAAACTGAAATTCCAGTCTTCAGGGATGGCATGGAAAAGCTGGATGAAGCTCTTAAAACTTCGCGTACTGAGCTTCAAAAAAAGGTTTCTGAACTTGAACAGTTAGATCAGAAACTTTCATCTGTCAAGGAGAAACTTAGCATTGCTGTTGCAAAAGGTAAAGGTTTGATAGTGCAGCGTGACAGCCTGAAGCAGTCTCTGTTGGAGAAGTCTGGTGAGGTCGAGAAGCTCACACAAGAACTGCAGTTAAAGGAAACATTGCTGAACGAGTTGGAAGCCAAGCTCAAATCCTATACAGAAGCAGATCGAATTGAAGCTTTGGAATCAGAGCTCTCTTACATAAGGAATTCAGCTACAGCTCTAAGGGACTCATTTCTTCTCAAAGACTCTGTTCTTCAGAGAATTGAAGAAGTCTTAGAAGACCTGGATTTGCCAGAGCAATTTCATTCTCGagatatagttgaaaaaatagaaCTGCTGTCAAAGATGGCAGTTGGCACTTCTTTTACTCTACCTGTTGGTGACAAGAGATCCTCTGTTGATGGGCATTCTGAGTCTAGTTTGGCCATGGATGCCATAAACGATGAGCAGAACTCATATTCAAATCCTGCATCAGATGAATTAAAGAGCAGATATGAGGAGCTGCATAGGAGATTCTATGAGCTGGCTGAACACAATAACATGTTGGAACAATCTCTAGTGGAGAGGAACAGTGTTATACAGAAATGGGAAGAAGTCCTTGGTCAAATTAGCACCCCCCCACAGTTCAGGATGTTGGAAGCAGAAGATAAGATAGCATGGTTAGGAAACAGACTCTTGGAGGTGGAGCAGGAAAGAGATTCATTACAAATGAAGATTGAGCACCTTGAGGATTCCTCTGAAATGCTTATTGCTGATCTGGAAGAGTCTCATAAAAGGATATCTGAACTCAGCGCAGAGGTTGTTGCTATAAAGGCTGAGAAGGATTTTTTCTCACAAAGCCTAGAGAAACTAAGATTTGAATTCCTTGGACTCTCTGAGAAAGCAGTTCAAGATGAGTTTGTCAGAGATAATTTGCGAAAAGATCTATCTGAATTGCAGGAGAAGTTAGCTGATAAATCTGAGGAGAACAGGCACTATCACGAAATGGACATAGAGATCCACAAGCTGCTgaatttggtgcaaaacacaTTGCAGGATGGCAGTAATTCTGAAATTTCATCGGGTGACATGTCTGCTATTTTGTGCTTGGGTAAATTGGTGACAAAACTTTTAGATGACTATGGTACTCTTTTGTCCAAGTCCACTGAAGGGAATTTTGCTGACAGAGATGTTCAATTAGAGGATATCAAGCCATCTAACAATGCCTCTACATCAAACACTTGTACAAGTGACAAAGAGATTGAACTAAATTCTTTAAATAGTGAGTTAGATCATGCTCGCAACAACCTGGCCTTAGTGGAGCAGCAGCGTGATGAAGCTATGGAGAAGATGCAATCACAAATGCTGGAAATTGAGACCTTACATGCTCAAATAAACAAATTACACGAAAGTGATGCTGAGCAGATGCAAAAGTACCAGTCGCTAGCTCTTGAGCTAGAATCTGTGGGTAAGCAACGGGACAATCTACAGGAGCAGTTAACTCAGGAAGAGCAAAAGTGTACCTCTTTGAGGGAGAAACTAAATGTTGCTGTCAGAAAAGGGAAGGGCCTAGTGCAACACAGAGACAGCCTGAAGCAAACTATGGAAGAGATGAGTGCTGTGATAGAGAAACTTAAAGATGAAAGAAAACAACATATAGAATCACTTGAGACTGAGAAATCATCTTTGATGGACCGTTTGGCTGAGAATGAGAAGAGCTTGCATGAAACAAACCAGTACTTGAGTGGACTATTAAATGCTTTAAATAAAGTGGATGTTGCTCAGGAATTTGATATGGATCCAATCACCAAGGTTGAAAAAATAGCGAAATTTTGCCTTGACCTACAGGAAACAGTGGTTTCATCACAAAATGAAGTGAAGAAATCGAAGCGAGCAACAGAACTGCTTCTAGCCGAGTTAAATGAAGCCCATGAAAGGGCTGACAACCTGCAGGAGGAATTGGTTAAGGCAGAAGCTGTGCTTTCTGAATCTTCTAAACAATACAGTGTTACAGAATCTGCAAGAGCTAATGCTGTTCATCACCTTGAGCATATTATGCATGTGCAGTCACAAACAAGAAGGAAGCAAGTGGATCATTTGATGGAGTTGAACTCCACCAGCAGTCAACTAAGAGAAGTCTGCTATGAACTTTCACATCATCTTGTCAATGCATTCAGTAAGGATGTGGACCTTATCTGCTATATGGAAAACTTCATGAAGGCTTCTGGTAAATGGATGGATGACACAAATATGATGGATGTACCCATTGCTTCTAAACATGTTTTGTCGAACCGCATAAATAACAAG GCTCATATTCCAAATGCTCCTTTGGAAATTAAGATGGATGATACCGATGAAAGACATATTTTGCATCATCTTGCTATTGCGTGCCATGCTTTATCTGATTGTGTAAAGGACTGTAATGATATCAAAAGGAGCATCGATGAGCATGGATTTTCAGTTGAACAGAAAGCAACAGAGCTATTAGATGTTATGTCCAACTTGCAGAGCAGACTCACTTCTCAGCATAATGAGTTGGAATCTTTGAGAGCAAAAGTTGTTGAACTACAGTCAGAATTGAAGGAAAGAGACGAGGAGATTGTATCTGCACGCAGGAATATGAGCTTGCTATATGAAGCATGCACCAGTTCAGTTGCTGAGATTGAAGGGATGACTGATATGTACCCTGGTAACTGGACCTATGCTGTTGAGCATTCTGCGTATGAATGTATAAAATCAATAGTTGAACAGTTAGTATTGGCTATAAAAACTTCTCAGAACAGCAAGGAAGGCAGCACAGGGGAACTGAAGGCTACTGTTCTTGAGTTGCAGCAGGAGCTTCAAGCTAAAGATATCCAAATTAGTGCAATCAGTTCAGAGCTTTCATATCAGTTAAGGGTAGCTGAATCTTCTGCAAAGCAACACTCAGTTGAGCTTGAAGATGCAAGAATGGAGGTCCACAATTTGGCAAAGAAAGTTGATATGTTGCATAATCAGAACAAGGCTCTAGAGACTCAAGTAAATGAGCTTAAAAATATGGAGTCAGTGGCAAGTGAGCAGCACGGAAGAATTAAGGAATTGACTGATGAACTAAGCAGAAAAGACCAAG AAATTGAAGGTTTGATGCAAGCACTtgatgaagaagaaaaagagcttGAAGTCATGGAGAATAAAAGCCATGAGTTGGAGCAATTGGTGCAAGAAAAAGAATTTGCTTTAAAGAGCGCAGAAATTTCTAGGACTAAAGCTCTGGCAAAACTTGCAACAACTGTTGACAAGTTTGATGAATTGCATAGCTTGTCTGAAAATCTTCTTGCAGAAGTGGAAAACCTTCAGTCACAATTGCAAGAAAGAGATTCAGAGATCTCTTTTCTGCGTCAGGAAGTTACAAGAAGTACTAATGAGCTGCTAACCACTGAAGAGAGCAACAAAAAGTACTCATCACAGATAAATGATTTCATTAAATGGTTAGAAACAGCACTTTTGCAGTTTGGTGTGCATTGTGATTGTGATGGCTCTCAAGTTTCTGCCTATATGAATATGTTGGGCAAAAAAATAGGATCTCTGATAACTGAATCAGATGATTTAAGGGTAATAGTTCAAAGCAAAGATTCTTTACTACAGGTTGAAAGGACCAAAATGGAAGAATTGATGCGTAAATCAGATGCTTTAGAAGCTTCATTGAGCCAAAAGGATTCTCAAATAGGGTTGCTTCGCCGGGACAGAGCTTCCAGTCAGCTGAGCAGATCTATAAACTTGCCTGGTACCTCAGAGATTGAGCAAATG AATGACAAAGTAAGCCCATCAGTTGTCACTCAGCTTCGAGGGGCGCGAAAAGTCAACAATGACCAAGTTGCTATCGATGTAGAGATGGATAAGGACAAGCCAttagatgatgaagatgatgataaaG CGCATGGTTTCAAGTCATTGACTATGTCACACTTTGTTCCCAAGTTCACTCGACCGATATCAGACAGAATTGATGGGATGTG GGTCTCTGGTGATAGATTGCTCATGAGGCAACCGACCTTAAGACTTGGTGTCTTGATATATTGGATTGCACTGCATGCATTGCTCGCAAGTTTTATTTGA